One stretch of Oncorhynchus clarkii lewisi isolate Uvic-CL-2024 chromosome 1, UVic_Ocla_1.0, whole genome shotgun sequence DNA includes these proteins:
- the LOC139408606 gene encoding shaker-related potassium channel tsha2-like, whose amino-acid sequence MTVVSRENQDETVVVPPLYQDDCDVERGDQECSERVVINISGLRFETQLKTLSRFPSTLLGDPRKRMRFFDPLRNEYFFDRNRPSFDAILYYYQSGGRLRRPVNVTMDIFMEEIKFYEIEEEVIEMFKEDEGMIREVERPMPDNEFQRQMWLLFEYPDSSGPARMIAVVSVSVILISILIFCLETLPRFREDHSTDIELSNHLITNGTTRHKKKNPLTDPFFMVESLCIVWFSFEFLMRFLSCPSKPAFFKNAMNVIDILAIAPYFITLGLELAELQGAGSEQAMSLAILRVIRLVRVFRIFKLSRHSKGLQILGQTLNASISELGLLIFFLLIGVILFSSAAYFAETDDPESGFTSIPAAFWWAVVSMTTVGYGDMCPVTIGGKIVGSMCAIAGVLTIALPVPVIVSNFNYFYHRERNDEDTAVYTHVTCGQQNTSFGEFKSTSDSKQSLAKSEYIEDDSLETLRFTNFSPFEHYTGKLTDV is encoded by the coding sequence ATGACTGTTGTATCCCGTGAGAACCAGGACGAGACTGTGGTAGTCCCTCCCCTGTACCAAGATGATTGCGACGTGGAGCGGGGCGACCAGGAGTGCAGCGAGAGGGTCGTCATCAACATCTCCGGGCTGCGCTTCGAAACTCAACTGAAGACCCTCTCGCGCTTTCCCTCTACGCTATTGGGAGACCCACGTAAAAGGATGCGCTTCTTCGATCCGTTGAGAAATGAGTACTTTTTCGACAGGAATAGACCCAGCTTTGATGCCATCCTTTATTATTACCAGTCCGGGGGAAGGCTTAGGAGACCTGTCAACGTTACCATGGACATTTTCATGGAAGAAATCAAATTTTATGAAATCGAAGAGGAGGTCATAGAGATGTTCAAAGAAGATGAAGGTATGATCAGAGAGGTGGAACGTCCGATGCCTGACAACGAGTTTCAGCGCCAGATGTGGTTGTTGTTTGAGTACCCCGACAGCTCGGGGCCTGCCCGGATGATCGCTGTTGTATCAGTCAGTGTGATTTTGATATCCATACTGATCTTCTGTTTGGAGACATTGCCACGGTTCAGGGAAGATCACAGCACAGACATAGAACTCAGTAATCACCTCATCACGAATGGGACTACtcgccacaaaaaaaaaaatccgtTGACAGACCCGTTTTTTATGGTTGAGTCACTTTGCATCGTGTGGTTTTCCTTTGAATTTCTCATGAGGTTTTTATCGTGCCCTAGCAAACCGGCTTTCTTCAAAAACGCAATGAACGTCATTGACATATTAGCGATTGCTCCTTATTTCATCACCCTTGGACTTGAACTCGCTGAGCTACAGGGAGCGGGAAGCGAGCAGGCCATGTCGTTAGCCATACTCAGAGTAATCCGTTTGGTTCGAGTCTTCAGGATTTTCAAACTTTCCAGGCACTCCAAGGGTCTCCAAATCTTGGGCCAGACACTCAACGCCAGCATCAGCGAACTAGGTCTTTTGATATTCTTTCTTCTCATAGGGGTTATTCTGTTCTCCAGCGCTGCTTACTTTGCAGAGACAGACGACCCTGAATCGGGATTCACGAGTATCCCCGCCGCATTTTGGTGGGCGGTGGTGTCCATGACTACGGTTGGATACGGAGACATGTGCCCGGTTACTATTGGCGGCAAAATAGTGGGATCGATGTGTGCCATCGCCGGAGTGCTGACCATAGCCCTACCTGTCCCTGTCATCGTTTCCAATTTTAATTACTTCTATCACAGAGAACGCAATGATGAGGACACCGCCGTGTATACTCACGTGACTTGTGGTCAACAGAATACTTCATTTGGCGAATTCAAATCGACCAGCGACAGCAAACAGTCCCTCGCCAAATCAGAGTACATTGAAGATGATTCTCTCGAGACACTCAGATTTACTAACTTTAGCCCATTTGAACATTACACTGGCAAGCTGACAGATGTATGA
- the LOC139416538 gene encoding potassium voltage-gated channel subfamily A member 1-like, protein MTVVAGDNMDETAAVPGHPQDAYPPDHEDHDCCERVVINIAGMRFETQLKTLSQFPETLLGNPKKRMRYFDHLRNEYFFDRNRPSFDAILYYYQSGGRLRRPVNVPLDMFSEEIKFYELGVDAMEKFREDEGFVREEERPLPEKEFQRQIWLLFEHPESSGPARGIAIVSVMVILISIVIFCLETLPDLKEDPRGRFKTVGNHTFYYKPNILTDPFFIIETLCIIWFSFELLVRFFACPSKAVFSKNMMNIIDIVAIIPYFITLGTELAEDPEDQDEGMGEQATSLAILRVIRLVRVFRIFKLSRHSKGLQILGQTLKASMRELGLLIFFLFIGVILFSSAVYFAEAEEKGSYFGSIPEAFWWAVVSMTTVGYGDMVPVTIGGKIVGSLCAIAGVLTIALPVPVIVSNFNYFYHRETEGEEQAQLLNVSEPNISESNSSRRSSSTVSKSEYMEIDGDINNSIDNFREANLRTGNCTLANQNCVNKSKLLTDV, encoded by the coding sequence ATGACCGTTGTGGCAGGAGATAACATGGATGAGACGGCAGCCGTACCGGGGCACCCGCAGGACGCGTACCCCCCCGACCATGAAGACCACGACTGCTGCGAAAGAGTTGTCATCAACATTGCGGGGATGCGGTTCGAGACCCAGCTCAAAACTCTCTCCCAGTTCCCCGAGACATTGTTAGGCAACCCCAAGAAGAGGATGCGCTACTTTGACCACCTGAGAAACGAGTATTTCTTTGACAGAAACCGTCCCAGTTTCGATGCCATCCTCTACTATTACCAGTCCGGGGGTAGGCTGAGAAGGCCCGTCAACGTTCCGTTGGATATGTTCTCTGAAGAGATAAAGTTTTATGAGTTGGGAGTGGATGCCATGGAGAAATTCCGTGAGGATGAGGGCTTCGTCAGGGAGGAAGAACGTCCTTTACCTGAGAAGGAATTCCAGCGTCAGATCTGGCTGCTTTTTGAGCACCCAGAGAGCTCGGGTCCGGCCAGAGGGATTGCTATAGTATCTGTAATGGTAATTCTGATttccatagtcatattttgttTAGAGACTTTACCCGACTTGAAAGAGGACCCTAGGGGTCGTTTTAAGACTGTAGGGAATCATACCTTTTACTACAAACCAAACATCCTAACCGACCCTTTCTTCATTATTGAAACTCTTTGCATTATCTGGTTCTCGTTTGAGTTGTTAGTGCGGTTTTTCGCGTGCCCAAGCAAGGCAGTCTTCTCCAAAAACATGATGAACATTATCGATATAGTGGCCATCATCCCTTACTTCATCACACTGGGCACGGAGCTGGCTGAGGACCCCGAAGACCAGGACGAGGGCATGGGGGAGCAGGCGACATCTCTGGCCATCCTCAGGGTTATCAGACTGGTCAGAGTGTTTAGAATCTTTAAGCTGTCACGACACTCCAAAGGATTGCAGATCCTGGGACAGACCCTCAAGGCCAGTATGCGCGAACTCGGATTGCTGATATTCTTCCTCTTCATCGGAGTCATCCTCTTCTCCAGCGCGGTGTACTTCGCAGAGGCCGAGGAGAAAGGGTCGTACTTCGGCAGCATACCGGAAGCTTTCTGGTGGGCCGTGGTGTCTATGACAACTGTGGGCTATGGGGATATGGTGCCTGTCACTATAGGGGGCAAGATAGTGGGTTCCCTTTGCGCCATTGCTGGTGTGTTGACGATTGCGCTCCCAGTGCCTGTCATTGTGTCCAACTTTAACTACTTCTACCATagggagaccgagggagaggagcaggcccAACTCTTAAACGTTAGTGAACCAAACATTAGTGAAAGCAACTCTAGTCGCCGCAGCTCGTCCACTGTCAGCAAATCAGAATACATGGAAATTGATGGAGATATTAATAATAGCATCGACAATTTTAGAGAGGCAAACCTCAGAACTGGCAATTGCACTCTAGCAAACCAAAACTGTGTAAATAAAAGTAAGCTGCTCACAGATGTGTAG